A single uncultured Acetobacterium sp. DNA region contains:
- a CDS encoding MerR family transcriptional regulator translates to MFKIGEVSKLTQVSIRMLRYYDENDLLKPAQTDPFTGYRLYSVEQIPRLQKIIFLRDIGYTVSEIRVALDHWSGDFMADQLKNKQIEVQRSLEQEQEKLNKIETALDSIKKDEIGIRYNFTIKQIPSYLVISLRRVIANYFCEGMLWQELTELIDKCKIELPITEQCFAVYHDNEFKEADVDVEVCVVVTKAVAVDEPLCYRKTEVVEMMACTMVYGPYENISGAFCSLAYWLTEHAELKMKGKNRQICHRGSWNEENPAHYLTEIQIELEKV, encoded by the coding sequence ATGTTTAAAATAGGAGAGGTCTCTAAATTAACTCAGGTATCCATTCGGATGCTCCGCTACTATGATGAAAATGACTTATTAAAACCGGCTCAGACGGATCCTTTTACTGGCTATCGCCTTTATTCGGTAGAACAAATTCCGAGGCTGCAAAAGATTATCTTCTTGCGAGATATTGGCTATACAGTTTCAGAAATCAGGGTTGCACTGGATCATTGGAGCGGAGATTTTATGGCCGATCAATTAAAAAACAAACAAATCGAAGTACAGCGATCGCTGGAACAAGAACAGGAAAAGCTAAACAAAATCGAAACGGCTTTGGATAGCATAAAAAAAGATGAAATCGGTATTCGCTACAACTTTACCATTAAGCAGATTCCTTCGTACCTGGTTATTTCACTGCGGCGGGTGATAGCAAATTATTTTTGTGAGGGAATGCTTTGGCAAGAACTGACAGAATTAATAGACAAGTGTAAAATCGAGCTGCCAATAACCGAACAGTGCTTTGCTGTTTATCACGATAATGAGTTTAAGGAAGCCGATGTGGATGTGGAGGTCTGCGTGGTGGTTACAAAGGCTGTGGCTGTAGATGAACCGCTGTGCTACAGAAAAACAGAAGTGGTGGAGATGATGGCCTGTACGATGGTTTATGGTCCCTACGAAAATATATCTGGGGCTTTTTGCTCCCTGGCCTATTGGTTGACTGAACATGCCGAGCTTAAAATGAAAGGAAAAAACCGGCAAATCTGTCACCGGGGCTCCTGGAATGAAGAAAACCCGGCTCACTATCTGACCGAAATTCAAATTGAACTGGAAAAAGTGTGA
- a CDS encoding DedA family protein, translated as MDIIINFINFILHLDESLYGIIQNYGLWTYLFLFLIVFCETGLVVTPFLPGDSLIFAAGALSAMGSLNVFAFFTTFFVAAVVGDAVNYFIGKKIGNTILEKGKNKFVKKEYIIKAHKFYEKHGAMTIVIGRFIPIIRTFVPFVAGMGEMNFTKFVFYNIFGAFLWVGLFLTGGFLFGNVPIVKDNFTFVLIAIIVISVLPAIIAVVRERKSANACD; from the coding sequence ATGGACATCATCATAAATTTTATTAATTTTATATTACATTTAGATGAATCCCTTTATGGAATCATCCAAAACTATGGTCTCTGGACCTACTTATTTTTATTCCTGATCGTTTTTTGTGAAACCGGTTTGGTGGTCACACCCTTTTTACCAGGGGATTCCCTGATATTTGCAGCTGGGGCACTGTCAGCCATGGGGTCACTGAATGTGTTTGCTTTTTTCACAACCTTTTTTGTCGCCGCAGTGGTGGGCGATGCTGTTAATTATTTCATCGGCAAAAAAATCGGCAATACCATTCTGGAAAAAGGAAAAAATAAGTTTGTTAAAAAAGAATATATTATCAAAGCTCATAAATTCTATGAAAAACATGGTGCGATGACAATCGTCATCGGACGATTTATTCCGATCATCCGGACTTTTGTACCATTTGTCGCGGGAATGGGTGAAATGAATTTTACCAAATTTGTTTTTTACAACATCTTTGGTGCTTTTTTATGGGTGGGATTATTTTTAACCGGCGGATTCCTGTTCGGAAATGTGCCCATTGTCAAAGATAACTTCACGTTTGTACTCATTGCGATCATTGTCATCTCGGTGTTACCCGCTATTATCGCCGTTGTCAGAGAACGAAAAAGTGCTAATGCCTGTGATTAA
- a CDS encoding branched-chain amino acid transporter permease, whose translation MSSAFLTPLLVILVVAACTFATRFLPFALFGGGKEVPALVKTLGDLLPAAVIAILVVYCLKGVSFMTPPHGFPEFISVGIVALLHIWKRNNLLSIGGGTLAYMILVQLVFV comes from the coding sequence ATGAGTTCAGCATTTTTAACCCCCTTACTAGTTATTCTGGTCGTGGCCGCCTGTACCTTTGCAACCCGTTTTTTGCCCTTTGCGCTATTTGGCGGAGGGAAAGAAGTGCCGGCTTTGGTAAAAACATTAGGCGATCTGCTCCCGGCCGCCGTGATTGCCATTCTTGTTGTTTATTGTTTAAAAGGGGTAAGTTTTATGACGCCACCCCATGGGTTTCCCGAGTTTATTTCGGTTGGAATTGTGGCACTGTTGCACATCTGGAAACGGAATAATCTGCTGAGCATTGGTGGCGGAACACTTGCGTATATGATCCTGGTTCAACTGGTTTTTGTTTAG
- a CDS encoding AzlC family ABC transporter permease: protein MKKETLKYAFIQTLPVLFGYIFMGIAFGILLEKAGYNFIWAFFISLIIYAGSMQFVLIGLLGGGMGLLSLIILTLSVQSRHIFYGLSFIEKFKAMGKWGWYMIFSLTDETYSLLCGMNIPKELNEKQVFFTVAALDQSYWIIGCTLGAIIGSFIGFDTTGIDFAMTALFVVIFIEQWYSYQSHIPAIVGMICGVTSLFIFGASAFILPALIASVCLLLVFRNSIKQGESQEVCQ, encoded by the coding sequence ATGAAAAAAGAAACGCTAAAATATGCATTTATTCAAACCCTGCCCGTTTTATTCGGCTATATCTTTATGGGCATTGCCTTTGGCATTCTTCTTGAAAAAGCAGGCTATAATTTTATCTGGGCCTTCTTCATCAGCCTGATTATTTATGCCGGGTCGATGCAGTTTGTGCTAATCGGATTACTGGGTGGCGGGATGGGTCTGTTATCACTGATTATTCTAACCCTATCGGTGCAAAGTCGTCATATCTTTTATGGCTTATCCTTTATTGAGAAATTCAAGGCAATGGGGAAGTGGGGCTGGTACATGATTTTTTCTTTAACGGATGAAACCTACTCGCTTTTGTGTGGAATGAATATACCCAAAGAACTTAACGAAAAACAGGTATTCTTTACCGTTGCGGCTTTGGATCAGAGCTACTGGATTATCGGCTGTACCCTGGGGGCCATCATTGGAAGCTTTATCGGCTTTGACACCACCGGTATTGATTTTGCCATGACTGCTCTCTTTGTTGTTATTTTTATAGAGCAATGGTACAGTTATCAGTCGCACATCCCGGCCATTGTGGGGATGATTTGCGGCGTGACGTCGCTCTTTATATTTGGCGCCAGTGCTTTTATTTTACCGGCACTGATTGCCTCGGTTTGCTTACTGCTGGTCTTCAGGAACAGCATTAAACAAGGTGAAAGTCAGGAAGTATGCCAATGA
- a CDS encoding Cof-type HAD-IIB family hydrolase yields the protein MTIKMIVTDLDGTLLNSANTISDKNIQAFRKAISMGIIPVVATGRIDSEAFFFAQAIGATDYLISGSGGVIKDFKNEKIIHEVDLNSDNIKEFLRIVEPYDEIFWQAFTSKGCVCTEKSFSWMDRSGWAQAHVDEFKEKQIVVTDVQAYVDHKELGISKFVISSTNYMLLDELMEKVGMIYGVEVIRPMNYCVECIPTGVDKGFGLIKLCEYLEIEPEDVLVIGDSDNDKEMFEVHGPLKIAMGNARDSINELATHIVSTNDQDGVAEAIYKFIINEKIETK from the coding sequence ATGACTATAAAAATGATCGTGACTGATTTGGATGGTACCCTGTTAAATAGTGCCAACACAATTTCAGATAAAAATATTCAGGCGTTTAGGAAAGCGATAAGTATGGGAATTATCCCGGTGGTAGCCACCGGGCGGATTGATAGTGAAGCCTTCTTTTTTGCCCAGGCAATTGGTGCTACAGATTATCTCATTTCCGGTAGCGGTGGTGTGATAAAGGATTTTAAAAATGAAAAGATCATTCATGAAGTTGACTTAAATAGCGACAATATTAAAGAATTTTTGAGGATTGTTGAACCCTATGATGAAATATTTTGGCAGGCGTTTACCAGTAAGGGCTGTGTTTGCACTGAAAAATCTTTTTCCTGGATGGACAGGTCAGGTTGGGCTCAAGCCCATGTGGATGAGTTTAAAGAGAAACAGATTGTGGTAACGGATGTACAAGCTTATGTCGATCATAAAGAGTTGGGGATTAGTAAATTTGTAATATCATCAACAAATTATATGCTACTGGATGAACTCATGGAAAAAGTCGGCATGATTTATGGGGTGGAAGTGATTCGGCCGATGAACTATTGTGTTGAGTGTATTCCGACCGGTGTGGATAAGGGCTTTGGTTTAATCAAACTGTGTGAGTATTTAGAGATTGAGCCAGAAGACGTACTGGTTATTGGCGACAGTGACAATGACAAGGAAATGTTTGAGGTTCACGGACCACTGAAAATAGCCATGGGGAATGCTAGAGATTCGATTAACGAGCTTGCGACGCATATTGTTTCAACTAATGATCAAGATGGCGTAGCTGAAGCCATTTATAAGTTTATCATCAATGAAAAAATAGAAACTAAGTAG
- a CDS encoding MarR family transcriptional regulator — MQNLKPHEFFMLTTLKNLRDDQKKEAELNQTPLAPGVKISELSRVSSISMPGVSQTISTLEKLGYVCRTASQSDRRLVYVNLTEKGQTMEADVSNTCFQLYEDAATILGASDTLSLIHLLDKLTLAFDQIDQKKCALKQNETKERKTP; from the coding sequence ATGCAAAATCTTAAACCCCACGAATTTTTTATGTTAACGACTTTAAAAAATTTACGTGATGACCAAAAAAAGGAGGCTGAATTAAATCAAACCCCACTGGCCCCAGGAGTTAAAATATCTGAACTCAGCCGCGTCTCTTCAATTTCAATGCCTGGCGTTTCCCAAACTATTTCGACACTGGAAAAACTCGGTTACGTCTGCCGTACCGCCTCACAATCAGATCGACGTTTGGTTTATGTTAATCTTACCGAAAAAGGTCAAACAATGGAGGCTGACGTCTCCAATACCTGCTTTCAACTCTATGAAGATGCTGCCACTATTTTAGGGGCATCTGACACCTTATCCCTAATTCATTTATTAGACAAATTAACGCTCGCCTTTGATCAGATTGATCAAAAAAAATGCGCCCTAAAACAGAATGAAACAAAAGAAAGGAAAACACCATGA
- a CDS encoding ABC transporter ATP-binding protein has protein sequence MIKLARYLKPYLPVLIITLALLFVQAISDLNLPNYMSDIVNVGIQQNGIEHATPEAISEDGYALMTTFMTEDEKNVVAENYALMSPNDTSNPQYEATLEKFPLLATESIYVLTNTDSQTFETLDPIFGQATWTFINYMRSLDTNTTSASSTESMTELDFTKIYAALPMLTRAPASTFDEARAQAAETPEMMQQQTAVQFTKQFYTELGVDIAAIQNLYILKIGAMMLLLSLISIAAAIAVGFFSARTAAGVSQTLRRDIFRKVQCFSNTEFDKFSTASLITRNTNDITQIQTFLIMGIRILCYSPILAIGGIIMALRRTTSMGWIILVAVAAILIIIITVFVIAMPRFKLIQKLVDRLNLVTRENLTGLMVVRAFGNQKFEENRFDQANKDTTANNLFVNRVMVFMMPTMMFIMNAVTLLVVWVGAQHIAESTMQVGDMMAFMQYAMQIMFSFLMMSMMFIMIPRAAVSGDRIQEVLAVEPSIVDPVSPQQLPKKADTNLVFDHVSFRYEGAEEDVLHDISFVANPGETTAFIGSTGSGKSTLINLIPRFFDVTAGSVQVDGIDVRQVTQHDLREKIGYIPQKGVLFSGTVASNLKYGDKNANEEDLAIAAQVAQATSFIEGSPDGFEREIAQGGSNVSGGQKQRLSIARALVRKPDIYIFDDSFSALDYKTDVALRRALKEYTGNSTVLIVAQRINTIMHAEQIIVLDHGRVVGKGTHNELLKSCATYQEIASSQLSEEELNI, from the coding sequence ATGATCAAGCTTGCACGCTATTTAAAACCCTATCTTCCGGTCCTTATTATTACCCTGGCTCTGCTTTTTGTCCAAGCCATATCAGACCTTAATCTTCCAAATTATATGTCTGATATTGTCAATGTCGGCATTCAGCAAAATGGAATTGAACATGCTACCCCAGAAGCCATCAGTGAAGATGGTTACGCACTAATGACCACCTTTATGACGGAAGATGAAAAAAATGTGGTGGCCGAAAACTATGCCCTGATGAGTCCTAATGACACATCAAATCCCCAATACGAAGCCACTTTAGAGAAATTTCCGCTTTTGGCTACCGAAAGTATTTATGTATTGACCAATACGGATAGTCAGACCTTTGAAACCCTGGATCCAATCTTTGGTCAGGCCACCTGGACCTTTATTAACTATATGCGTTCATTGGACACCAATACAACATCGGCCAGCTCCACTGAGAGTATGACGGAACTCGATTTCACAAAAATTTATGCGGCACTGCCAATGCTCACCCGTGCCCCGGCATCAACCTTTGATGAAGCTCGAGCCCAGGCCGCCGAGACACCGGAAATGATGCAGCAACAAACCGCGGTCCAGTTTACCAAACAGTTTTATACCGAACTGGGTGTGGATATTGCTGCCATCCAAAACCTCTATATCTTAAAAATCGGCGCAATGATGTTGTTGCTTTCGCTGATCAGTATCGCTGCGGCCATTGCCGTGGGTTTCTTTTCGGCCCGGACTGCGGCTGGCGTTTCCCAAACCCTGCGCCGAGATATTTTCCGAAAGGTGCAATGTTTTTCCAACACCGAGTTTGACAAATTTTCGACCGCATCATTAATTACCAGAAATACCAACGATATTACCCAGATTCAGACCTTTCTGATTATGGGGATCCGGATTCTGTGTTACTCACCAATTCTGGCGATTGGTGGGATTATTATGGCGCTCCGACGAACCACCTCGATGGGCTGGATCATTCTCGTTGCTGTTGCGGCGATTCTGATTATTATCATCACAGTCTTTGTCATTGCCATGCCCCGATTCAAACTGATTCAAAAACTGGTGGATCGCCTTAATCTGGTAACACGGGAAAACCTCACCGGCTTAATGGTGGTTCGGGCTTTTGGTAATCAAAAATTCGAAGAGAACCGTTTTGATCAGGCCAATAAAGACACCACCGCCAACAATCTTTTTGTCAACCGAGTAATGGTCTTTATGATGCCAACGATGATGTTTATCATGAACGCTGTAACGTTGTTGGTCGTATGGGTCGGTGCTCAGCATATTGCTGAATCAACGATGCAAGTTGGCGATATGATGGCCTTTATGCAATATGCCATGCAGATCATGTTCTCCTTCCTGATGATGTCGATGATGTTTATTATGATTCCTCGGGCGGCCGTTTCCGGCGATCGTATTCAGGAAGTGCTGGCTGTTGAACCGAGTATCGTCGATCCGGTGTCGCCTCAACAACTGCCTAAAAAAGCGGATACTAACCTTGTTTTTGATCATGTCTCCTTCCGCTATGAAGGCGCCGAAGAAGATGTCCTCCACGATATCAGCTTTGTCGCCAATCCCGGCGAAACCACTGCCTTTATTGGTTCCACCGGTTCTGGTAAATCAACGCTGATCAATTTAATCCCCCGCTTTTTCGATGTGACCGCTGGTTCCGTCCAAGTTGACGGCATCGATGTCCGTCAAGTAACGCAACACGATCTGCGTGAAAAAATTGGCTATATCCCTCAAAAAGGGGTTCTGTTTTCCGGTACGGTTGCGTCCAACCTGAAGTATGGGGATAAAAATGCCAATGAAGAAGATCTGGCGATTGCCGCTCAGGTCGCTCAAGCGACCAGCTTTATCGAAGGCAGCCCTGATGGATTTGAACGGGAAATTGCCCAGGGTGGCAGCAATGTTTCCGGCGGTCAAAAGCAACGTCTTTCAATTGCCCGAGCCCTGGTGCGAAAGCCGGATATCTATATTTTTGATGACAGTTTTTCAGCCTTGGATTATAAAACCGATGTGGCGCTAAGACGGGCGCTAAAAGAATATACCGGCAACAGCACCGTTTTAATTGTTGCCCAGCGAATCAACACGATTATGCATGCTGAACAGATCATTGTTCTGGATCATGGTCGAGTGGTTGGAAAAGGCACCCATAATGAGTTACTTAAAAGCTGCGCGACCTACCAGGAAATTGCATCCTCACAACTTTCAGAGGAGGAACTAAACATATGA
- a CDS encoding ABC transporter ATP-binding protein: protein MSDQKNINIPKRGNGGGMGRGPGGPAGMMPGEKPKDFKGSLKKLALYLSAYKIGLFFVLVFAVASTIFMIVGPKILGNATTALFEGVMNLIADNGKGIDFNYIGQIILFLLGLYVISALFSFIQGYIMTGISMKVTYDLRRNIFAKINKLPFKYFDKTSYGEVLSFLTNDIETINQTLNQSVTQIITSVATIVGILIMMFSISWQMTIVALLIVPLSFIFVVMIVKKSQPHFSEQQTYLGHINGHVEEMYGGHNVVKAFNGEEASFETFDHYNTTLYSSAWKSQFLSGLMMPIMNFIGNLGYVAVCILGGYLAVNGRLTVGDIQAFIQYVRQFNQPIMQIANISNILQQTTAAAERVFVFLDESEEVEEHTTDFDLNKVAGSVVFDHANFGYNPDKTIINDFSAQIKEGQKVAIVGPTGAGKTTIVKLLMRFYDLDSGAILVDGHNIKDFSRGDLRNLFGMVLQDTWLYNASIRDNIKYGRLDATDKEVEDAAVAAQVDYFVHTLPDGYNMLLNEEASNVSQGQKQLLTIARAILADPKILILDEATSSVDTRTEVLIQKAMDNLMEGRTSFVIAHRLSTIKNADLILVMNEGDIVEQGNHDDLLAQNGFYSNLYNSQFEKAEELEDDLIDDLRTVSPILG, encoded by the coding sequence ATGAGCGATCAGAAAAATATCAATATACCAAAACGCGGTAATGGCGGCGGAATGGGTCGCGGTCCCGGCGGACCGGCCGGAATGATGCCGGGCGAAAAGCCCAAGGATTTTAAAGGCAGCCTCAAAAAACTGGCCCTCTACCTATCAGCCTATAAGATCGGACTTTTCTTTGTGCTGGTTTTTGCTGTGGCTTCGACGATTTTTATGATTGTCGGCCCGAAAATTTTAGGGAATGCCACCACTGCCCTTTTTGAAGGCGTTATGAATTTAATTGCCGATAATGGTAAAGGCATCGACTTTAACTATATCGGTCAGATTATTCTCTTCCTACTGGGACTCTATGTGATATCAGCCCTATTCTCTTTTATTCAGGGCTATATCATGACCGGCATCTCAATGAAGGTGACCTATGATTTAAGACGCAATATCTTTGCTAAAATCAACAAATTGCCTTTTAAGTATTTTGACAAAACCAGTTATGGTGAGGTACTTTCCTTCCTGACTAATGATATTGAAACCATCAACCAGACCCTGAACCAGAGTGTTACCCAAATTATCACCTCCGTTGCCACCATCGTCGGAATCTTGATTATGATGTTTTCGATCAGCTGGCAGATGACCATTGTCGCGCTGCTGATTGTCCCCCTTTCATTTATCTTTGTGGTAATGATTGTTAAAAAATCACAACCGCACTTTAGTGAGCAACAAACTTATCTGGGTCATATCAACGGACACGTAGAAGAAATGTATGGCGGCCACAATGTTGTTAAGGCCTTTAATGGCGAAGAAGCTTCCTTTGAAACCTTTGACCACTACAACACGACCCTTTATAGCTCGGCCTGGAAGTCACAATTTCTATCCGGTCTGATGATGCCGATAATGAACTTTATTGGCAACCTGGGTTATGTCGCGGTTTGTATTCTTGGTGGTTACCTGGCTGTCAACGGCCGTTTAACAGTTGGGGATATTCAGGCCTTTATCCAATATGTGAGACAGTTTAATCAGCCGATCATGCAGATTGCCAACATTTCCAACATTCTGCAGCAAACCACCGCCGCGGCTGAACGGGTTTTCGTTTTTCTGGACGAATCCGAAGAAGTTGAAGAACATACCACTGATTTTGACTTGAACAAAGTAGCCGGCAGTGTCGTTTTCGACCATGCTAACTTTGGTTATAACCCCGATAAAACCATTATTAATGATTTCTCCGCTCAGATTAAAGAAGGTCAGAAAGTCGCCATTGTCGGGCCTACTGGTGCTGGTAAAACCACCATTGTTAAACTGCTGATGCGTTTCTATGATCTGGATTCCGGAGCCATTTTAGTGGATGGTCACAACATTAAGGACTTCAGTCGGGGCGATCTTCGCAATCTGTTCGGGATGGTACTGCAGGACACCTGGCTCTATAATGCCAGTATCCGGGATAACATCAAGTACGGTCGTTTGGACGCTACTGACAAAGAAGTGGAGGATGCGGCTGTCGCTGCTCAGGTTGATTATTTTGTTCACACGCTACCTGACGGTTACAACATGCTGTTAAATGAAGAAGCCAGTAATGTTTCTCAAGGGCAAAAGCAGCTCCTGACCATTGCCCGGGCGATCCTGGCTGATCCAAAGATTTTGATTCTTGATGAGGCCACCAGTTCTGTTGATACCCGAACCGAAGTGCTGATTCAGAAAGCGATGGACAACCTGATGGAAGGTCGAACCAGTTTCGTCATCGCCCATCGATTATCGACCATTAAAAATGCCGATCTCATTCTGGTTATGAATGAGGGCGATATTGTCGAACAGGGGAATCATGATGACCTGCTTGCTCAAAACGGCTTCTATTCCAATCTCTATAATTCTCAATTTGAGAAGGCTGAAGAATTAGAAGATGACTTGATTGATGATTTAAGAACGGTGTCGCCAATTCTCGGTTAA
- a CDS encoding HD domain-containing phosphohydrolase — MTMYESLSILYSIGLIISIICIIGVAFQKPSDEQKLMLLISFFAFLLSLGYWFGIQSNSAEASILAYKLMYLGGCSLYFLFILFFVRYYKIKTPKVFFPIFAMLCIILTGATMTMDQHHWFYQSFTFAYETGVPVLIKEYGMLHTVYMVMEAAVAVGLVVLVIYQSIKRKDKEKWEPFLLVAVPLIPAAIHIGRLYLPTQIDLASIGILLSEILLIILIYRLKIYDINDTAKQLIIDSMDDAIVVVDHNYQYKDANEQAIVLFPELARAKKDTKLEEISSYLDKTLKSEDTSLFYLGNWVYEPHIKNIRRNNQIRGYVIWYLDVTESEKRKELVLNYQQDLEKEVILKTAQIEEIQEQMIISFANIIEIRDTITGEHVRRTSIYAEKIAAVLYKNGDYSEIINERFIRLLHSAAPLHDVGKIMVSDSILNKPGKLTEEEWVLMKKHAENGQNILKNALAKIQDVDYYNMVCEVAMYHHERWIGGGYPEALSGEAIPLSARIMAIADVFDALTSERPYKEIYDYDTAFEIIKKERGLHFDPVLVDAFLSIRVEIEAVANELGN; from the coding sequence ATGACAATGTATGAGTCTCTCTCTATTCTATATTCCATCGGTCTGATAATTTCAATCATCTGTATCATCGGTGTAGCTTTTCAAAAACCTTCCGATGAGCAGAAATTGATGCTGCTAATTTCCTTTTTTGCCTTTTTACTATCGTTGGGATATTGGTTTGGCATCCAGTCAAATTCGGCAGAAGCCTCCATTTTGGCTTACAAACTGATGTATTTGGGGGGATGCAGCCTTTATTTTTTGTTTATATTATTTTTCGTCCGCTATTATAAAATAAAAACACCAAAAGTGTTTTTCCCTATTTTCGCGATGCTGTGCATCATCCTTACCGGCGCAACTATGACGATGGATCAACATCATTGGTTTTATCAAAGTTTTACCTTCGCCTATGAAACGGGTGTGCCCGTGCTCATAAAAGAATATGGAATGCTTCATACCGTCTATATGGTGATGGAAGCCGCTGTTGCTGTGGGGCTTGTTGTTTTGGTTATCTACCAGAGCATTAAGCGAAAAGACAAAGAAAAATGGGAGCCTTTTCTACTGGTGGCGGTGCCCTTAATACCAGCCGCAATTCACATTGGCCGATTATATCTGCCAACCCAGATTGATTTGGCATCGATTGGGATTCTGCTTTCAGAAATTTTATTGATTATTCTCATTTACCGACTAAAAATATATGACATCAATGATACGGCTAAACAATTGATCATTGATTCCATGGATGACGCCATTGTGGTAGTTGATCATAATTATCAGTATAAAGATGCCAATGAACAGGCCATTGTGCTGTTTCCAGAGCTCGCCAGAGCGAAGAAGGATACGAAATTGGAGGAAATCTCCAGTTATCTGGACAAGACCCTGAAATCAGAGGACACCAGTTTGTTTTATCTTGGCAACTGGGTCTACGAGCCGCACATCAAAAACATCCGTCGGAATAACCAGATCCGAGGTTATGTTATCTGGTATCTGGATGTAACGGAATCAGAAAAACGCAAAGAGCTGGTCCTCAATTATCAACAGGATCTGGAAAAAGAAGTAATTCTAAAAACGGCTCAAATCGAAGAGATTCAGGAACAGATGATCATCAGTTTTGCCAATATCATTGAAATACGAGATACCATCACCGGCGAGCATGTCAGACGAACCAGCATCTATGCCGAGAAAATAGCAGCGGTATTATATAAAAATGGTGACTATTCAGAAATCATCAATGAGCGGTTTATTCGCTTGCTTCATTCGGCAGCACCGCTTCACGATGTGGGGAAAATTATGGTTTCTGACAGTATCTTAAACAAGCCGGGAAAACTGACCGAAGAAGAATGGGTGCTGATGAAAAAGCATGCTGAAAATGGTCAGAACATTTTAAAAAATGCCCTGGCTAAAATTCAGGATGTGGATTATTATAATATGGTCTGCGAGGTCGCCATGTACCATCATGAACGGTGGATTGGGGGCGGCTATCCGGAAGCCTTATCCGGTGAAGCGATTCCACTGAGTGCCCGGATTATGGCCATTGCGGATGTGTTTGACGCGCTGACATCGGAACGGCCCTATAAAGAAATCTATGACTATGATACGGCTTTTGAAATTATCAAAAAGGAGCGTGGGCTTCATTTTGATCCGGTGTTAGTCGATGCATTTTTATCCATCCGGGTAGAAATCGAAGCAGTGGCAAATGAACTGGGGAATTAA